The Streptomyces sp. A2-16 sequence GTAGGGAGCGAGGTGTTCGGGCTCGTCCGCGTTGTCCACCACCAGCACCCAGGGGTTCGCGGTGTCGCACAGCCGCCGCCACAGGAGGTCGGTCGCGCTCGAACGCCCCGACCAGGCACGGTCGATGAGGTCCGCGGGGGTGCCCAGCGCCGCCACCACCTCGCGCATTCCGGCGCTCAGCGTGGCGGGGTTCTTCGCCGTCACCCACCACACGTCCACGTTGAGCGCGGCCGCGTAGGCGGCGATCTCCAGGGCGACCGTCGTCTTCCCGCTGCCCCCCATGCCGTGCAGCACCCGCACACCCGAAGTCGGCTTGCCCACCAGCTGCTTGAGCGTGTCGAGCAGGGGCTCACGGCCGCGCACCCGGCGGTCGAGCCGGCCCAGGGGAGGGGCGACGGTCAGCGCGCCCGGGACCCGGACGGGGTCCGGCGGGGCCTGGGACTGCTGGACCTGGATGAAGACCGGACGCGCGAGGCCGGAGAACTCCTGGACGAACTCGCTCAGCAGAGCGGACATCGCGGGATCGCGGGCCAGCAGGCCGCGCAGGGTGGAATCCCACTCCTGCCGTTGCTCCCGCAGCATGATCTCCTGCCGGGCCGGCGGAGCCGCGTCGAGCGCCGCACGGACCCGGTCCAGCCGCTCGACGTCCTCCCGTCGCAGGAACCGCGCCATCCGCTGCCGGGCCGCCTGCCAGGCATCGGTGGTCATCAGCCCGACCATCGTGCCCGCGGCGGCGGCAGCGGTCTGGGTGAACAACTCTGGCCCGAACATCGAGGACCCCCCTGTCGGCACACACCTCGACGGCTACGTCCGAACTCCTCTCCCGTCCTCAGGTTCTCATGTCATGTGGACAAGAAGGGACTTGATTGCGGTGATGCAGTTCGACACGGCTCGAACGGGTGCTATCGCGGCGCGCGGCGCGGGCGGGGATGCTCGGCGGGCGCTCGCCGAGCGGTTCGACTCCGGCCGCGCGGAGGGCGGTTCGCCGGACCTCGGGCGGTCTTCGCCGGACCTCGGACAGCCGTTCGCCGGACGGGTCCGGGCCGTCGGGGCTCGCGGACGGTGCCGGCACTGTAGCGGTACCCGTGAGCCCAGGCGTCCCGATTCACGCGATGGTGTGATCATGTGTGCCGCGGCGGATGCCTGTGAAGAGCCCTGGGTAGGGCCCGGCTCATGACGCAGCAGCCCTTCGAACTCCCGCACTTCTACATGCCGTATCCCGCGCGACTGAACCCGCACGTCGAGGAGGCCCGCGCCCACTCGTCCACGTGGGCGCGCGAGATGGGCATGCTGGAGGGGTCCGGGATCTGGGAGCAGTCCGACCTCGACGCGCACGACTACGGACTGCTCTGCGCCTACACGCACCCCGACTGCGACGGCCCCGCGCTCTCGCTCATCACCGACTGGTACGTGTGGGTGTTCTTCTTCGACGACCACTTCCTGGAGATCTTCAAGCGCACCCAGGACCGTGCCGGCGGAAAGGCCTACCTGGACCGGCTGCCCCTGTTCATGCCGATGGACCTGGCGACCCCGATGCCCGAGCCGGAGAACCCGGTCGAGGCCGGCCTCGCCGACCTGTGGACCCGCACCGTGCCGTCGATGTCCTCCGACTGGCGCCGCCGCTTCGCCGTCGCCACCGAGCATCTGCTCAACGAGTCACTGTGGGAGCTGTCGAACATCAACGAGGGGCGGATCGCCAACCCCGTCGAGTACATCGAGATGCGCCGCAAGGTCGGCGGCGCCCCCTGGTCGGCCGGTCTCGTGGAGTACGCGACGGCCGAAGTACCGGCGTCCGTGGCCGGGACCCGACCCCTGCGGGTGCTCATGGAGACCTTCTCGGACGCCGTTCACCTGCGCAACGACCTGTTCTCCTACCAGCGCGAGGTCGAGGACGAGGGCGAGCTCAGCAACGGCGTCCTGGTCCTGGAGACCTTCTTCGGCTGCACCACCCAGGAGGCCGCCGACACCGTCAACGACGTCCTCACCTCCCGTCTCCACCAGTTCGAGCACACAGCCCTCACCGAGGTCCCCGCGGTCGCCTTGGAGAAGAGTCTCGCGCCTGGGGAGGTGACCGCCGTCGCCCGGTACACGCAGGGGCTCCAGGACTGGCAGTCCGGCGGCCACGAATGGCACATGCGCTCCAGCCGCTACATGAACGCACGCGCCGAGACCACCTCCCCCTGGCAGTCCCTGACCGGCCCCGGCACCTCGGCCGCCGACGTGGGCGCCCTGCTCGCCGCGGCCGGCGCGGAGCGGCTGCGCGCACACGCGCACGTGCCGTTCCAGAAGGTCGGCCCGTCCCTGCTGCCCGACTTCTACATGCCGTTCCAGCACGAGCTCAGTCCGCACCTGCCCGGCGCCCGCCCCCGCCTCACCGAGTGGATGCACCGCATGGGCATGCTCCAGGAGGGCGTCTGGGACGAGGACAGGCTCGCCGCCGCCGACCTGCCCCTGTGCTCCGCGGGCATCGACCCCGACGCGAGTCCCGAGGCCCTCGACCTCAGCTCGCACTGGCTGGCCTGGGGGACCTACGGCGACGACTACTACCCCCTGGTCTACGGCGGCCGCCGCGACCTCGCCGCCGCCCGCCTGACCACCCACCGCCTGTCGGACTGCATGCCCCTCGACGGCGAGCAGACCCTCGTCCCCGTCAACGGCATGGAACGCGGCCTGATCGACCTGTGGGCCCGCACCACGGCCGAGATGACGCCCGACCAGCGGCGCACCCTCAAGGACGCCGTGAACGTGATGACCGAGAGCTGGGTGTGGGAGCTGGTGAACCAGATCCAGCACCGTGTCCCGGACCCGGTCGACTACCTGGAGATGCGGCGCGCCACCTTCGGCTCCGACCTCACCATGAGCATGTGCCGGATGGGCCACGGCCCCGCCGTCCCGCCGGAGGTCTACCGCAGCGGACCCGTGCGCTCCCTGGAGAACGCCGCCGTCGACTACGCGTGCCTGGTCAACGACGTCTTCTCGTACCAGAAGGAGATCGAGTACGAGGGCGAGGTGCACAACGCGATCCTGGTCGTGCAGAACTTCTTCGGCATCGACTACCCGCGGGCGCTGCGTGTCGTCCACGACCTGATGACCCAGCGCATGCAGCAGTTCGAGCATGTCGCCGCCAACGAACTGCCCGTCGTCTACGACGACTTCGGGCTCTCGGAGGAGGCGCGCGAGGTCATGCGGGGCTATGTGACCGACCTGCAGCACTGGATGGCGGGCATCCTGAACTGGCACCGCACGGTCGACCGCTACAAGGCCGAGCACCTCGCCCGCCGCACCCACGGCTTCCTCCCGGACCGGCCGCCGGCGCTCCCCCTGGCGGGCTGACCCGCCCGCCGGGCCGCTCGAAGCCCTCGCCGAGGAGCCGGTCGTTCGGGCCCGGCCGGGTCCACGGCGGCGAGGGCGGCCACGGCGCTCACGGCGGCCACGGCGCTCACGGCGCTCACGGCGCTCACGGCGCCCACGTCGAGGGTCAGGCGGGCTGACGCTCCCCCCGCGTCGCATGATCCACCGCGGCTCGCGCCAGCGCTCGCACGACCGGGTGCGGACGCGAGCCGTCGTCGGACAGCTCCGGCTGGAACAGGGTGGCCAGGAAGAAGGGATGGCCGGGGAGTTCGGCGATCCGGACCCGGCCGCTCTCGTCGTGCCCGGAGAAGCGCAGACCGTGTGCGCGCAGGGTGTCCAGATGGCGGGAGGGGCCGTAGGCGCAGAAGTAGCGCTCCACGGTCCGCTCGGAGCCGATCACCGACCGGGCGAGCGAGCCCGGCTCGATGTCCACCCGGCCCTCGTGGTCGACGAGGGAACAGGCCAGCGGCTCGATGAGCAGGTCGTCGGCATCGGGGTCGTTCTCGGCGTGCGCCGCCCGCGTCAGCCCGCAGACGTGACGGGCGTACTCCAGCAGCGCGTGCTGGAACCCGGCGCAGGTGCCGAGGAAGGGGATGCCGGCCTCGCGCGCGGTGCGGATCGCCGCGAGGACGCCCGCCTCACTGCGATAGGGGCTGCCCGGCACCACCCACACCGCGTCGAACCCTCGTACGGCGTCGGTGTCGCCGGCGTCCTCGGAAGGGATCCAGTAGGCGTCGAGCACGATCCGCTCGTGCTCGACCAGGGCGTCCAGCAGGACGGGGATGCGGGTGTGCGAGACCACGCCGGGGGAGCGGTCGCCCACCAGGGCGACCCGGGCGGTCCGTGCCGTCTTCGTCGTCATGCCCGTCATCCTGACCGGCGCCCGAGGATCGCGTCCAACGATGATTGCTGCACTCTCGATAAGCAGATCTGATGCGATGCTGGCCGCATGGACCCGCACCTCCTGCGCACCTACGTCACCGTCGCCCGCCTCGCCTCCTTCTCCGAGGCCGCCAGGGAGCTGGGCTACACCCAGTCGGCGGTGTCGCAGCACATCGCGGCGCTCGAACAGGATCTCGGCGCGCCGCTGCTCACCCGGCGGCCGGTCGCCCCCACGCCGGCCGGCGAGCGGCTCCTGGAACACGCCGAGCCACTGCTGCTGCGCCTGGACGCGGCCCGCGCGGACGTGGCCAGGACGGCCGCCGCGCCCGCGCACGGACTGACCCTCGCGGCAGCGCCCACCGCACTGGGGCCGCGGATCCTCGCCGCGCTCCCGGCTGCCGGTGTGACCCTGCGGGTGGTCGCCCGTGACGCGGTCCCCGCGGCCGTGGCGACCGGCACCGCGGACCTGGGCCTGACCGACGGCCTGGTCGCCCCCAGCGACCCGCTGCGCCTGCCCGACGTGGCCCCGCTGATCACCCGGGGCGTCGCCGAGGAGCCCGTGTGCGTCCTGCTGCCGGACACGCATCCGCTGGCCGGGCGCACCGGACTGCGCCTCGGCGACCTCGCCGACGCCCGCTGGCTGGACGCCCCGGACACCGCCCTGCCGCCGGCCCGGCTCCGTGCCGCTAACGGCGGCCGCGGCTTCCGGCCCGCCCTGCGGTACGAGGGCAC is a genomic window containing:
- the cyc2 gene encoding germacradienol/geosmin synthase Cyc2 is translated as MTQQPFELPHFYMPYPARLNPHVEEARAHSSTWAREMGMLEGSGIWEQSDLDAHDYGLLCAYTHPDCDGPALSLITDWYVWVFFFDDHFLEIFKRTQDRAGGKAYLDRLPLFMPMDLATPMPEPENPVEAGLADLWTRTVPSMSSDWRRRFAVATEHLLNESLWELSNINEGRIANPVEYIEMRRKVGGAPWSAGLVEYATAEVPASVAGTRPLRVLMETFSDAVHLRNDLFSYQREVEDEGELSNGVLVLETFFGCTTQEAADTVNDVLTSRLHQFEHTALTEVPAVALEKSLAPGEVTAVARYTQGLQDWQSGGHEWHMRSSRYMNARAETTSPWQSLTGPGTSAADVGALLAAAGAERLRAHAHVPFQKVGPSLLPDFYMPFQHELSPHLPGARPRLTEWMHRMGMLQEGVWDEDRLAAADLPLCSAGIDPDASPEALDLSSHWLAWGTYGDDYYPLVYGGRRDLAAARLTTHRLSDCMPLDGEQTLVPVNGMERGLIDLWARTTAEMTPDQRRTLKDAVNVMTESWVWELVNQIQHRVPDPVDYLEMRRATFGSDLTMSMCRMGHGPAVPPEVYRSGPVRSLENAAVDYACLVNDVFSYQKEIEYEGEVHNAILVVQNFFGIDYPRALRVVHDLMTQRMQQFEHVAANELPVVYDDFGLSEEAREVMRGYVTDLQHWMAGILNWHRTVDRYKAEHLARRTHGFLPDRPPALPLAG
- a CDS encoding LysR family transcriptional regulator; the protein is MDPHLLRTYVTVARLASFSEAARELGYTQSAVSQHIAALEQDLGAPLLTRRPVAPTPAGERLLEHAEPLLLRLDAARADVARTAAAPAHGLTLAAAPTALGPRILAALPAAGVTLRVVARDAVPAAVATGTADLGLTDGLVAPSDPLRLPDVAPLITRGVAEEPVCVLLPDTHPLAGRTGLRLGDLADARWLDAPDTALPPARLRAANGGRGFRPALRYEGTDVAVLTALAAAGHGLALLPRSAATGVQGAVAVPITHPRVVHRTELVHAGAPSGAAADFVDLLIPAASRS